The following are from one region of the Gemmatimonadaceae bacterium genome:
- a CDS encoding GMC family oxidoreductase, with amino-acid sequence MTQLAPPRKTYDVCIVGSGAGGGMAAYALTKAGADVILLEAGGPWYGSRDGKMLIPNYASPRRGAATKLRPFGEFDACDGGWEIEGEPYTVATGSRFLWWRARMLGGRTNHWGRISLRFGPDDFKRRSLDGIGDDWPIGYEDVAPYFDRVDRLVGIYGSKEGIRNEPDGIFHPPPAPRCYELLVKKASDKLRITCIPARRSVITQPLNGRPACHYCGQCDRGCTTRSNFSSPDVFIAPAQATGKLTLLTNAMVREVVVGPDGKATGVSYVNRLNGEELQVRARVVVLAASALESSRILLNSKTPKFPQGLANSSGTVGKYITDTTGTDVAGYIPAMENHVTHNEDGAGGMHLYMPWWLNNKKLDFPRGYHIEVWGGIRAPGAGFMGGIQRYPSGGGYGKQLKADYRRYYGATIGLSGRGEMIPNDHSYAEIDPNVVDRFGIPVLRFHWQWTDYELNQVRHMQQTFRALISEMGGQTFSPMPTKEQDYAIATGGQIIHELGGTRMGSDPKTSVVNENCQAHDVKNLFVADGGPFVSQADKNPTWTIMALAWRTSDYIADQVKKRAL; translated from the coding sequence ATGACGCAGCTTGCTCCTCCGCGTAAGACTTACGACGTGTGCATCGTTGGCTCGGGGGCCGGCGGAGGAATGGCTGCCTACGCGCTCACCAAAGCCGGCGCGGATGTAATCCTGCTCGAGGCCGGAGGGCCGTGGTACGGATCGCGCGACGGCAAGATGCTCATTCCGAACTACGCCAGTCCCCGACGCGGCGCGGCGACGAAGCTTCGTCCCTTCGGCGAGTTCGACGCCTGCGACGGTGGCTGGGAGATTGAAGGCGAGCCCTACACAGTTGCAACTGGCTCCCGCTTCCTCTGGTGGCGCGCGCGTATGCTCGGCGGGCGCACGAATCACTGGGGAAGAATTTCTCTTCGGTTCGGGCCTGACGACTTCAAGCGCAGGAGCCTTGATGGAATCGGAGACGACTGGCCTATCGGCTATGAAGACGTAGCGCCCTACTTCGACCGCGTCGATCGCCTCGTCGGGATCTACGGCAGCAAGGAGGGCATCCGCAACGAGCCCGACGGAATCTTTCATCCGCCGCCGGCGCCGCGCTGCTACGAGCTGCTCGTCAAGAAAGCGAGCGACAAGCTGAGGATCACCTGCATCCCGGCTCGAAGGTCAGTCATTACACAGCCACTGAACGGAAGACCGGCGTGCCATTACTGCGGCCAGTGCGATCGCGGATGCACCACGAGATCGAATTTTTCCAGCCCTGACGTTTTCATCGCACCTGCGCAGGCGACGGGAAAGCTCACACTGCTCACGAATGCAATGGTGCGCGAAGTGGTCGTCGGGCCTGATGGAAAGGCGACCGGTGTCTCGTACGTCAACAGGCTGAATGGAGAGGAGCTGCAGGTGCGCGCGCGCGTCGTCGTTCTGGCGGCCAGCGCGCTCGAATCCTCGCGCATCCTTCTCAATTCCAAAACGCCGAAGTTTCCGCAGGGGCTCGCCAATTCGAGCGGCACGGTCGGCAAATACATCACCGATACGACGGGGACCGACGTCGCAGGGTACATCCCCGCGATGGAGAACCACGTCACGCACAACGAAGACGGCGCGGGAGGCATGCACCTCTACATGCCGTGGTGGCTGAACAACAAGAAGCTCGATTTTCCCCGCGGATACCATATTGAAGTGTGGGGAGGAATTCGCGCGCCCGGCGCGGGATTCATGGGCGGAATCCAGCGCTACCCGTCGGGCGGCGGATACGGCAAGCAGCTGAAGGCCGACTACCGGCGGTACTACGGGGCGACGATTGGATTGTCGGGTCGGGGAGAGATGATCCCCAACGACCACAGCTACGCCGAGATCGATCCCAATGTTGTCGACCGATTTGGCATTCCGGTTCTGCGCTTCCACTGGCAGTGGACCGACTACGAGCTGAACCAGGTCCGCCACATGCAACAGACATTCCGCGCTCTGATCTCGGAGATGGGGGGGCAGACGTTCAGCCCAATGCCCACGAAGGAACAGGACTACGCGATCGCAACCGGCGGGCAGATCATCCACGAGCTCGGCGGTACCCGCATGGGGAGTGATCCGAAGACTTCAGTGGTCAACGAGAACTGCCAGGCGCACGACGTGAAGAACCTGTTCGTCGCGGACGGTGGGCCGTTCGTCTCACAGGCGGACAAGAATCCGACGTGGACGATAATGGCGCTTGCGTGGCGAACCTCGGATTACATCGCCGATCAGGTCAAGAAGAGAGCTTTATGA
- a CDS encoding gluconate 2-dehydrogenase subunit 3 family protein — translation MTAPARTKTTLDRREAVKALALIPFAFTFDLSAPQTARATRAMADLAAAPDTYTPKFFKASEWKTVRMLADYIIPRDERSGSATEAKVPEYIDFLMADKDASESTRIAMRGGLGWLDFECIERYGKNFVNSTDAQRRRVLDDIAWPKKARPEMSHGVAFFNRFRDLTAGGFFSSEMGWKDVRYVGNVFNPGWSGCPPAALAKLGVTGNEMKTRVPVE, via the coding sequence ATGACCGCTCCCGCCCGAACAAAAACAACGCTCGATCGCCGCGAGGCAGTAAAGGCGCTCGCGCTCATTCCATTCGCTTTTACCTTCGATCTTTCGGCTCCGCAGACGGCACGCGCAACGCGCGCGATGGCCGATCTGGCTGCGGCGCCCGACACCTACACGCCGAAGTTCTTCAAGGCGAGCGAATGGAAAACGGTGAGAATGCTCGCCGACTACATCATCCCGCGCGATGAGCGGTCGGGGAGTGCTACCGAAGCGAAGGTGCCAGAGTACATCGATTTCCTCATGGCCGACAAGGACGCCTCCGAGTCGACCAGAATAGCAATGCGCGGCGGACTTGGATGGCTCGACTTCGAGTGCATCGAGCGATACGGAAAGAACTTCGTGAACTCTACCGACGCTCAGCGCCGGCGGGTGCTCGACGACATCGCCTGGCCGAAGAAGGCGAGACCAGAGATGAGTCACGGTGTCGCGTTCTTCAATCGCTTCCGTGACCTCACCGCCGGCGGATTCTTTTCGAGCGAGATGGGCTGGAAGGACGTTCGCTACGTGGGGAACGTCTTCAATCCCGGGTGGTCGGGGTGTCCGCCTGCAGCCCTCGCAAAACTCGGAGTTACCGGCAACGAGATGAAAACGCGCGTCCCCGTCGAGTGA
- a CDS encoding Gfo/Idh/MocA family oxidoreductase encodes MNGARLGVGIVGSGFNARFHIQSFTGVRDADVLGVWSPNKKNAAATAELARNLEVGEAKAYSSIREMVADPRIDAIWLCGPNQARISNMEEIVSAIADRAGTLRGLACEKPLARNVTEAKKVARLAASVGLNTGYLENQLFSPEVTRGKELIWARGAALTGRPYLARAAEEHSGPHMPWFWQGTLQGGGVLNDMMCHSVELVRHLLTAPGAARSSVRPVRITGHVASLKWSRPEYAKRLSKAMGKEIDYRRRPSEDFARAMIEYEADSGERMIGEVTTSWSFVGAGLRLSAELLGPEYSLSWNTLDSGLKLFFSREVKGKSGEDLVEKQNAEMGLMPVVAEEAAAYGYEGENRHFVRAFLNDEKPMLTFEDGVEVMRILMTAYMSAAKGKTLDFPPRGLDSFVPDVAKGKWKP; translated from the coding sequence GTGAACGGCGCTCGCCTGGGAGTCGGGATCGTTGGAAGCGGATTCAACGCGCGCTTCCACATTCAGTCATTCACCGGCGTTCGTGACGCCGACGTGCTGGGCGTCTGGAGCCCGAACAAAAAGAACGCAGCAGCAACCGCTGAGCTCGCACGGAACCTCGAGGTCGGCGAAGCAAAAGCTTATTCGTCCATCCGCGAGATGGTCGCCGATCCGCGAATAGATGCGATCTGGCTCTGCGGCCCCAATCAAGCGCGCATTTCGAACATGGAGGAAATTGTCTCGGCAATTGCAGACCGCGCAGGAACTTTGCGCGGGCTTGCGTGCGAGAAGCCGCTGGCACGCAACGTCACAGAGGCAAAGAAGGTTGCGCGCCTCGCCGCCAGCGTCGGACTCAACACCGGCTACCTCGAGAATCAGCTCTTTTCGCCAGAGGTAACACGCGGCAAGGAGCTTATCTGGGCGAGAGGTGCCGCGCTCACGGGCAGACCGTACCTGGCGCGCGCTGCCGAAGAGCACAGCGGACCGCACATGCCGTGGTTCTGGCAGGGCACTCTACAGGGTGGCGGCGTTCTGAACGACATGATGTGTCATTCGGTTGAGCTCGTCCGCCACCTGCTCACAGCTCCGGGAGCAGCGCGGTCGTCGGTCCGGCCGGTTCGCATCACCGGACATGTCGCTTCGCTCAAGTGGTCGAGACCGGAGTACGCCAAGCGCCTCTCGAAGGCGATGGGAAAGGAGATCGACTATCGGCGACGGCCGTCTGAAGATTTTGCGCGTGCGATGATCGAGTACGAAGCCGACAGCGGCGAGCGCATGATTGGCGAAGTGACCACCTCATGGAGCTTCGTCGGCGCGGGACTTCGGCTGTCCGCCGAGCTGCTCGGCCCGGAGTACTCGCTGTCATGGAATACTCTCGACAGCGGCCTCAAGCTTTTCTTCAGCCGCGAAGTGAAAGGAAAATCGGGTGAGGATCTCGTCGAGAAGCAGAACGCGGAGATGGGCTTGATGCCTGTCGTTGCCGAGGAAGCGGCGGCCTACGGATACGAGGGCGAGAACCGGCATTTCGTCCGCGCCTTCCTCAACGATGAGAAGCCGATGCTGACATTCGAGGACGGCGTCGAGGTGATGCGGATTCTCATGACGGCCTACATGAGCGCCGCGAAAGGCAAGACTCTCGACTTCCCGCCGCGCGGCCTGGATTCGTTCGTGCCGGACGTGGCGAAGGGAAAGTGGAAACCCTGA
- a CDS encoding polysaccharide deacetylase family protein: MPRRKRIVRRQVVRTLWIAGAFLFLSQLVYWTEPAAAFAVAERLAPNVVWRIATDKPFAALSFDDGPDPTYTPRVLAILKSHGAHATFFLIGDRARSHPQLVQRIKAEGHEVGNHYVMDASTLCHGDSTFLGHLDRAELAIGIPGPKKLFRPPGGIARPGQIRLARQRGYTTVLGNAYPHDPLRPPVRYIRWLVDKNLGPGAIVILHDGIRDPSRSIEALPDILAAGKQKGLQFVSIGTLMKLSEDSELSEKQLGGLQGFHFPFATSGTNESRPRGGKSRVLPFAALM, encoded by the coding sequence GTGCCTCGGCGTAAACGGATCGTGCGCAGGCAGGTCGTCCGCACGCTGTGGATCGCGGGCGCGTTTTTGTTCCTGTCGCAGCTCGTCTACTGGACTGAGCCCGCCGCTGCGTTCGCGGTGGCCGAGAGGCTCGCTCCCAACGTTGTCTGGCGGATTGCAACAGACAAACCATTCGCCGCGCTCTCGTTCGACGACGGGCCGGATCCGACATACACACCGCGCGTCCTGGCAATCCTGAAAAGCCACGGCGCCCACGCGACCTTCTTTCTAATCGGTGATCGCGCCCGATCGCATCCCCAGCTAGTTCAGCGAATCAAAGCGGAAGGGCATGAGGTTGGAAATCATTACGTCATGGATGCGTCCACGCTGTGCCATGGCGATTCGACCTTTCTCGGTCACCTCGATCGGGCCGAGCTGGCGATCGGAATTCCGGGGCCGAAAAAACTGTTTCGTCCACCGGGGGGAATTGCGCGACCTGGACAGATTCGGCTCGCCCGGCAACGTGGATACACGACGGTTCTCGGAAATGCCTATCCGCACGATCCCCTTCGTCCACCAGTGCGTTACATCCGTTGGCTCGTCGACAAGAATCTTGGCCCTGGCGCTATCGTCATTCTGCACGATGGGATACGCGATCCGAGTCGCAGCATCGAAGCACTCCCGGACATTCTGGCGGCCGGCAAGCAGAAAGGGCTGCAGTTCGTGTCGATCGGAACGCTCATGAAGCTGAGCGAAGATTCCGAGCTATCGGAGAAGCAGCTCGGTGGTCTTCAGGGTTTCCACTTTCCCTTCGCCACGTCCGGCACGAACGAATCCAGGCCGCGCGGCGGGAAGTCGAGAGTCTTGCCTTTCGCGGCGCTCATGTAG
- a CDS encoding nucleoside permease, with translation MSARTKLSVMMFLQYFVWGAWYVTMGTYLGTTLKFDGTQIGLAYGSTAIAAMVSPFFVGMIADRFFPTQRIIALLHIAGAVVLYLVSTMTTFGRFYPVLILYALLFMPTLALTNSISFDNMKDSAKEFPRVRVLGTIGWIVAGIIVGQLGWEATSLPMKLAAGASLLLGVYSLALPHTPPHAAGKPLSVRDVLGLDALSLLKDRSFATFVVGSFFLCIPLQFYYAFTNLFLNETGLPAAATKMTLGQMSEIGFMLLLPWALLKMGVKTIMLVGMAAWSVRYFMFALGDTGSLVWMLYLGILLHGICYDFFFVTGQIYVDQAASVRVRAAAQGLLAFITLGVGLYIGSWASGRVVDAYATIGANGVATHDWRSIWMVPAIGAAVILVIFALLFRPTPAARVEPVGKVVPEPLPL, from the coding sequence ATGAGCGCTCGCACCAAGCTTTCGGTGATGATGTTCCTGCAGTACTTCGTCTGGGGCGCGTGGTACGTGACGATGGGCACCTATCTTGGCACCACTCTGAAGTTCGACGGAACGCAGATCGGACTCGCCTACGGGAGCACGGCTATCGCGGCGATGGTGTCTCCCTTCTTCGTGGGAATGATCGCCGATCGGTTCTTCCCGACCCAGCGGATCATCGCACTCCTCCACATTGCCGGCGCCGTCGTCCTGTATCTCGTCTCGACGATGACGACATTCGGGCGCTTCTATCCGGTGCTGATTCTGTACGCTCTCCTGTTCATGCCGACGCTGGCGCTCACGAACTCGATCTCCTTCGACAACATGAAGGATTCGGCAAAAGAGTTTCCGAGAGTCCGGGTACTCGGCACCATCGGCTGGATCGTGGCGGGGATCATCGTAGGCCAGCTGGGCTGGGAAGCAACGTCGTTGCCGATGAAATTGGCCGCGGGCGCCTCGCTCCTTCTCGGCGTCTACTCCCTGGCACTGCCGCACACTCCGCCTCACGCCGCGGGAAAGCCGCTCAGCGTACGGGACGTTCTCGGGCTCGACGCGCTGTCGCTGCTCAAGGATCGCTCGTTTGCGACGTTCGTCGTCGGCTCGTTCTTCCTTTGCATCCCTCTCCAGTTCTACTACGCCTTTACGAACCTCTTCCTGAATGAGACGGGGCTTCCGGCCGCGGCGACGAAGATGACGCTCGGCCAGATGTCCGAGATCGGATTCATGCTGCTGCTGCCGTGGGCTCTGCTCAAGATGGGCGTGAAGACGATAATGCTCGTGGGCATGGCGGCGTGGAGCGTCCGCTACTTCATGTTTGCGCTCGGAGATACCGGCTCACTGGTCTGGATGCTCTACCTCGGAATTCTGCTTCACGGCATCTGTTACGATTTCTTCTTCGTAACCGGGCAGATCTATGTCGATCAGGCCGCCAGCGTGAGGGTTCGAGCCGCTGCGCAGGGGCTGCTCGCGTTCATAACGCTTGGCGTCGGACTGTACATCGGATCGTGGGCTTCAGGACGCGTCGTCGATGCGTATGCGACGATCGGCGCGAATGGAGTTGCGACGCACGACTGGCGCTCGATCTGGATGGTCCCCGCGATAGGGGCCGCCGTGATCCTGGTCATCTTTGCGCTGCTCTTCCGTCCCACTCCGGCTGCGCGTGTCGAGCCGGTGGGCAAAGTCGTGCCGGAGCCATTACCGCTGTAG
- a CDS encoding PqqD family protein, with product MTASDMAGSARDLFRRSSDVDETRVGDRVVLYHVRDGGAFVLNPTASLLWGRLATPCGIGDLAAQLRGAFPALPEQRAIADAQACMTELQGNGLVVAGG from the coding sequence ATGACGGCATCAGACATGGCCGGTTCCGCACGCGATTTGTTCCGTCGCTCGTCCGATGTGGACGAAACACGCGTAGGTGATCGCGTTGTTCTCTACCACGTGCGGGACGGAGGAGCTTTTGTGCTCAATCCAACGGCGTCGCTCCTTTGGGGGCGACTCGCAACGCCGTGCGGGATTGGCGATCTCGCCGCTCAGCTTCGCGGCGCGTTCCCTGCGCTCCCTGAACAGCGCGCGATCGCGGATGCGCAAGCCTGCATGACTGAGCTCCAGGGAAACGGGCTGGTCGTGGCAGGAGGATGA
- a CDS encoding GMC family oxidoreductase produces the protein MAAVCDTLFPRLPDSPGALSLSVPERIEETLAVIGRSERDGLRLLLRLLDRRIVMLLLSGRPVSFNALSQAQRERILRRMSVSLAPKLRSGFQGLFRLSAFHCYSAIEDGNGNPLWPSIGYTPSRNPPAARSPLAPRRMEAPARLECDVCIIGAGAGGSVAAAVLASRGHKVLVLEAGSDWQSEQFDQREAIGTRELYLDRATTTTSDLSIALFAGSGIGGGTTVNWQSCFRTPDAILEEWSDSSGCSHFSGESFGKSLDNVWGRLAVSRAESRLNPNNAILDRGCSALGYRSSRIARNSLGCDLTQCGNCVYGCRHGGKQTAAVTFLRDAQETGNLSLVGRCRADRLIVTNGRVSGVSATAVSAAGAAQHSVTVNARVVVVACGALHTPALLMRSGIELPELGRNLFIHPTTGVTGVFDQLIEAWKGPPQTVVCDEFAELRGSYGYRIETAVAHPGLLAAATPWLGAVHHRQTMQEVAHRALLIVLVRDRASGRVSIDADGRPRIRYRPRRLERQMLRHGMATAARILDAAGAKSISTVHVRPLGTERVANTDATIPQQIDQLCRSISTAPVGRNRMHLFSAHQMGTCRMGRDGRSAVCDANGEVFGVRGLFIGDASAFPLSSGVNPMITVMAMAHHTARRIADTW, from the coding sequence TTGGCGGCTGTTTGCGACACGCTTTTTCCGCGCCTGCCCGATTCGCCGGGAGCTCTGAGCCTGTCCGTTCCCGAACGGATCGAAGAAACCCTCGCGGTCATCGGACGCAGCGAGCGCGACGGCCTTCGCCTTCTACTTCGCCTCCTCGACCGCCGCATAGTGATGCTTCTGCTCTCGGGTCGACCGGTGAGCTTCAATGCGCTGAGCCAGGCGCAGCGGGAGCGGATACTCCGCAGAATGTCCGTGAGTCTCGCGCCGAAGCTCCGCAGCGGGTTTCAGGGACTGTTTCGCCTGTCCGCATTCCACTGTTACAGTGCGATCGAGGACGGGAATGGAAATCCCCTTTGGCCCTCCATCGGCTACACCCCGTCTCGCAACCCGCCTGCCGCACGGTCGCCGCTTGCACCGCGTCGCATGGAAGCGCCGGCCCGCCTCGAGTGTGATGTCTGCATCATCGGCGCAGGAGCCGGGGGAAGTGTGGCAGCCGCGGTTCTCGCATCGCGCGGCCACAAGGTCCTTGTGCTGGAAGCGGGCAGCGACTGGCAGAGCGAGCAGTTCGATCAGCGCGAGGCAATTGGCACGCGTGAGCTCTATCTCGATCGGGCAACGACGACGACGAGCGACCTGAGCATTGCCTTGTTCGCTGGCTCAGGCATCGGCGGCGGGACGACCGTAAACTGGCAGTCCTGTTTTCGGACGCCGGACGCTATTCTCGAGGAGTGGTCCGACAGTTCCGGGTGCAGCCACTTCAGCGGCGAGAGCTTCGGCAAGTCGCTCGACAATGTCTGGGGCCGTCTGGCGGTGAGCCGTGCCGAGAGCCGACTGAATCCGAACAACGCGATTCTCGACCGCGGCTGTTCGGCGCTCGGCTACAGGTCATCGCGGATCGCCAGAAACTCACTTGGCTGCGATCTGACTCAGTGCGGCAATTGTGTCTACGGGTGTCGTCACGGCGGAAAGCAGACCGCGGCCGTGACATTCCTTCGGGATGCACAGGAGACAGGCAATCTTTCCCTGGTTGGGCGGTGCAGGGCGGATCGCCTCATCGTGACCAACGGTCGGGTGTCGGGCGTATCGGCAACGGCGGTCAGCGCTGCTGGAGCTGCGCAGCACTCGGTCACGGTGAACGCCAGAGTCGTCGTCGTGGCGTGCGGCGCTTTGCACACCCCCGCGCTCCTGATGCGCTCCGGCATCGAGCTGCCCGAGCTTGGCCGAAATCTTTTCATACATCCAACGACGGGTGTGACTGGCGTTTTCGATCAACTGATCGAGGCGTGGAAAGGTCCTCCGCAGACTGTGGTATGCGATGAATTTGCCGAGCTGCGAGGGAGCTACGGCTATAGAATAGAAACTGCGGTGGCGCACCCGGGACTGCTGGCCGCGGCCACTCCCTGGCTTGGCGCGGTGCACCATCGTCAGACAATGCAAGAGGTCGCACACCGTGCACTTCTGATCGTTCTCGTTCGCGACCGCGCCAGCGGACGCGTGAGCATCGACGCGGACGGCCGCCCCAGAATACGGTACCGGCCCCGGCGTCTGGAGCGGCAGATGCTGCGCCACGGGATGGCGACTGCCGCGCGGATCCTCGACGCGGCGGGCGCAAAGAGCATCTCCACGGTGCACGTGAGGCCACTCGGCACGGAGCGTGTAGCGAATACCGATGCGACAATTCCTCAGCAGATCGATCAGCTTTGTCGCAGCATTTCAACGGCGCCTGTGGGAAGGAACAGAATGCACCTGTTCAGCGCGCATCAGATGGGGACCTGCCGGATGGGGCGGGACGGTCGCTCCGCGGTATGCGACGCGAACGGTGAAGTCTTCGGAGTTCGCGGTCTGTTCATCGGTGATGCCAGCGCATTCCCATTGTCGTCGGGAGTAAATCCTATGATTACGGTCATGGCGATGGCGCATCACACGGCTCGCAGGATTGCGGACACATGGTAG
- a CDS encoding c-type cytochrome, which translates to MKRPTGNVQRATRYMLRRNKNVLVFCALALLASAACRDAPEPPRAAADEGKPQVSDTSALPFRVPSETEIKDSVTLASIRRGRALIHNTRDSLPRNVRAALACASCHAGDGTVANAMPLVGAYSRFPQYRARSGHVDLLEDRINDCFERSMNGKALDMKGPDMRDMVTYIAFLSRGYPPGREMEGESVPKLEPLTGDSARGREIFATRCAACHGADGNGSMAAPPLWGPRSYNIGAGMARVRTAAAYIRQVMPRDRPGSLTPQQAFDLATYINTRPRPDFRDKEFDWPHGGAPPDVAYPTLAARKNAATAVPAGKK; encoded by the coding sequence ATGAAGCGACCAACAGGCAACGTGCAACGGGCAACTCGCTACATGCTTCGGCGAAACAAGAACGTTCTGGTTTTTTGCGCTCTCGCGCTTCTCGCCTCGGCAGCATGCCGCGACGCGCCAGAGCCGCCGCGCGCAGCCGCGGACGAAGGCAAGCCGCAAGTCTCCGACACGTCGGCTTTGCCGTTTCGCGTTCCGTCCGAGACGGAGATCAAGGATTCGGTCACTCTCGCCTCGATACGCCGTGGCCGGGCTCTGATTCACAATACGCGCGACAGCCTGCCGCGAAACGTCCGGGCAGCACTGGCATGCGCCAGCTGCCACGCAGGCGATGGAACAGTGGCCAATGCGATGCCGCTCGTCGGTGCGTACTCGCGGTTTCCGCAATACAGAGCGCGCAGCGGACACGTCGATCTTCTAGAGGATCGAATCAACGACTGCTTCGAGCGCAGCATGAACGGGAAGGCGCTGGACATGAAAGGCCCCGACATGCGCGACATGGTGACGTATATCGCGTTCCTGTCTCGTGGCTATCCGCCGGGGAGAGAGATGGAAGGCGAATCTGTGCCGAAACTCGAGCCTCTGACCGGCGATTCGGCTCGCGGCCGGGAGATTTTCGCTACGAGATGTGCTGCGTGCCATGGCGCCGACGGAAACGGCTCCATGGCTGCACCTCCGCTCTGGGGCCCTCGCTCATACAACATCGGCGCGGGAATGGCGCGCGTGAGAACAGCTGCCGCTTACATACGCCAGGTGATGCCTCGCGACCGGCCAGGAAGTCTCACTCCGCAGCAGGCCTTCGATCTCGCGACGTACATCAATACGCGTCCGCGTCCCGACTTTCGCGACAAGGAGTTCGATTGGCCGCACGGCGGAGCGCCACCGGATGTTGCCTATCCGACTCTTGCGGCTCGGAAGAATGCGGCGACAGCCGTGCCAGCCGGAAAAAAATAA
- a CDS encoding nuclear transport factor 2 family protein yields the protein MKISNAAASAFLIYCWMVPAASAQTQADSSAIRQAALDYIQGWYAGDAARMERALHPELAKRIVRTDTNGNFRLDQQSAMTLVQGTRNGGGTLTPQADRRDEVRILDIFRNAASVRVDASDWVDYLQIAKWRGRWVIVNVLWELKPK from the coding sequence ATGAAGATCTCAAACGCCGCAGCATCCGCTTTCCTGATTTATTGTTGGATGGTACCCGCCGCTTCGGCTCAGACACAAGCCGATTCATCGGCAATTCGTCAAGCTGCTCTCGATTACATCCAGGGCTGGTACGCGGGCGATGCAGCCCGCATGGAGCGGGCGCTTCATCCGGAGCTGGCGAAGCGAATCGTGCGCACTGACACCAACGGAAATTTCAGACTGGACCAGCAGAGCGCGATGACGCTGGTTCAAGGGACGCGGAACGGCGGAGGAACGCTGACGCCGCAGGCCGATCGGCGTGACGAGGTTCGCATACTCGACATCTTCAGGAACGCTGCGTCAGTCCGTGTCGACGCATCGGACTGGGTGGATTATCTGCAGATCGCGAAATGGAGAGGACGCTGGGTGATCGTAAACGTCCTCTGGGAGCTCAAGCCGAAGTGA